From a single Apium graveolens cultivar Ventura chromosome 2, ASM990537v1, whole genome shotgun sequence genomic region:
- the LOC141707441 gene encoding acetyl-coenzyme A carboxylase carboxyl transferase subunit alpha, chloroplastic-like isoform X1: MASMLHPTATGNLASGTSVSDLLQSSSNGVSGVPLRTLGRARLGMSKREFSVVAKVRKVKKHEYPWPDNADPNVKGGVLSHLSPFKPLKEKPKPVTLEFEKPLVALQKKIIDVQKMANETGLDFTDQIISLENKYQQALKDLYTHLTPIQRVNIARHPNRPTCLDHIFNITEKFVELHGDRGGYDDPAIITGLGSINGRSYMFIGQQKGRNTKENIMRNFGMPTPHGYRKALRMMYYADHHGFPIVTFIDTPGAYADLKSEELGQGEAIAHNLRTMFGLKVPIVSIVMGEGGSGGALAIGCCNKMLMLENSVFYVASPEACAAILWKTAKASPKAAEKLKITATELSKLQICDGIIPEPLGGAHADPHWTSQQIKSAIVESMDELIKMDTEELLKHRMLKYRKLGGFQEGIPQDPVKKAHMKKTEKPVVPRPDNSELEGEVEKLKEQILKAKKSSAAPPDLGMNEMIDKLKEEIDYEYSVAAKSLGLKDKIVMLQEEFAKARNSKDQKIQPALLDKMQKLKEEFNQNLHTAPNYESLSIKLGMLKEVSTAKSLSEKNKEASPLQLEIQKKYKDILDQPGIKQKIESLKAEIGNTGACGVEDLDQGLKVKIVQVKKEIESELADALEPLGMRLSKIPVPVKAKVDELNKESNKIIKDIISHSPELKSKIELLKIEVASAGKTPSTESKSKVQALQQEIKQGIEKAINLSALKEKFEQLKAEITEAIESSEETNESLVSGNANGSMPLFNLEANRSYY; encoded by the exons ATGGCATCGATGCTGCATCCTACAGCTACTGGAAATTTGGCTTCTGGGACTTCGGTCTCTGACCTTCTCCAAAGCTCAAGTAATGGTGTTAGTGGTGTACCTCTGAGAACCCTAGGAAGAGCACGACTGGGCATGAGTAAGAGGGAATTTTCTGTTGTTGCAAAAGTAAGGAAGGTCAAGAAGCATGAGTATCCGTGGCCTGATAATGCAGACCCAAATGTGAAAGGTGGAGTTTTAAGTCATCTATCGCCTTTTAAACCCTTAAAAGAGAAGCCAAAGCCGGTTACTTTGGAGTTTGAGAAACCTCTAGTGGCCCTACAAAAGAAAATCATCGAT GTGCAAAAGATGGCTAATGAAACAGGCCTCGACTTCACCGATCAAATTATCTCTCTAGAAAACAAGTATCAGCAG GCTCTGAAAGATCTCTACACACATTTGACTCCCATACAGCGTGTGAATATTGCACGTCATCCTAACAGGCCAACGTGTCTTGACCACATCTTTAATATCACCGAGAAG TTTGTAGAGCTTCATGGCGATCGGGGAGGATATGATGACCCTGCAATTATCACTGGTCTTGGATCTATAAACGGGAGAAGCTACATGTTCATTGGTCAACAGAAGGGTAGAAACACAAAGGAGAACATTATGCGCAACTTCGGAATGCCTACTCCCCATGG CTACAGGAAGGCTCTGCGCATGATGTATTATGCAGATCATCATGGATTCCCTATAGTTACTTTCATTGACACTCCAGGAGCATATGCAGATCTTAAATCAGAGGAACTAGGCCAA GGCGAAGCTATAGCTCACAATTTGAGGACTATGTTCGGTCTGAAGGTACCTATTGTTTCCATTGTTATGGGAGAAGGTGGGTCTGGTGGTGCTCTGGCCATTGGCTGTTGTAATAAAATGTTAATGCTCGAAAATTCTGTCTTCTATGTTGCCAG TCCTGAAGCATGTGCAGCAATTTTATGGAAGACCGCCAAAGCATCTCCGAAG GCAGCTGAGAAGCTTAAAATAACTGCTACTGAACTGTCTAAGCTGCAAATTTGTGATGGCATCATCCCT GAGCCACTTGGGGGTGCACATGCCGATCCCCATTGGACTTCGCAACAGATCAAATCTGCAATTGTCGAGTCAATGGAT GAACTTATAAAGATGGACACAGAAGAACTTCTGAAACATCGGATGCTCAAGTACAGGAAACTTGGTGGGTTCCAAGAAGGAATTCCACAAGATCCCGTAAAAAAAGCACATATGAAAAAAACAGAAAAACCCGTTGTCCCAAGACCTGACAACTCAGAACTAGAGGGTGAGGTTGAAAAACTGAAAGAGCAGATATTAAAAGCAAAGAAATCATCTGCTGCGCCTCCTGATTTGGGTATGAATGAGATGATCGATAAACTGaaagaagaaattgattatgaATATTCCGTGGCAGCTAAGAGTTTGGGCTTGAAGGACAAAATTGTGATGTTACAAGAAGAATTTGCAAAAGCAAGGAATTCAAAAGACCAGAAAATACAACCAGCTTTACTGGACAAGATGCAGAAGCTTAAGGAAGAGTTCAACCAGAACCTGCATACGGCTCCCAACTACGAAAGCCTTAGCATCAAGTTGGGCATGTTAAAGGAAGTATCTACAGCCAAAAGTCTGTCTGAAAAGAACAAGGAGGCATCTCCACTTCAGCTAGAGATCCAAAAGAAGTACAAAGACATCTTGGATCAGCCTGGAATTAAGCAAAAAATTGAGTCATTGAAGGCTGAAATTGGAAACACTGGCGCATGTGGAGTTGAAGACCTAGACCAGGGGTTGAAGGTGAAAATTGTTCAGGTCAAAAAAGAGATAGAATCAGAACTTGCTGATGCTCTTGAGCCTTTGGGTATGCGTCTTAGCAAAATTCCGGTGCCAGTAAAGGCAAAAGTGGATGAACTCAATAAAGAAAGTAATAAGATAATCAAAGATATTATTAGTCATTCACCGGAATTAAAGAGCAAGATCGAACTTTTGAAGATAGAGGTAGCCAGTGCCGGAAAGACACCTAGTACAGAATCAAAAAGCAAGGTGCAGGCTTTACAACAAGAAATAAAGCAGGGAATCGAGAAGGCTATTAATTTATCAGCCTTGAAAGAGAAGTTCGAGCAGCTAAAGGCAGAGATTACTGAAGCTATTGAGTCTTCTGAAGAAACCAATGAAAGTTTAGTTTCAGGTAATGCAAATGGGTCGATGCCCCTATTTAATTTGGAAGCAAACCGCAGCTATTATTGA
- the LOC141707441 gene encoding acetyl-coenzyme A carboxylase carboxyl transferase subunit alpha, chloroplastic-like isoform X2: protein MASMLHPTATGNLASGTSVSDLLQSSSNGVSGVPLRTLGRARLGMSKREFSVVAKVRKVKKHEYPWPDNADPNVKGGVLSHLSPFKPLKEKPKPVTLEFEKPLVALQKKIIDVQKMANETGLDFTDQIISLENKYQQALKDLYTHLTPIQRVNIARHPNRPTCLDHIFNITEKFVELHGDRGGYDDPAIITGLGSINGRSYMFIGQQKGRNTKENIMRNFGMPTPHGYRKALRMMYYADHHGFPIVTFIDTPGAYADLKSEELGQGEAIAHNLRTMFGLKVPIVSIVMGEGGSGGALAIGCCNKMLMLENSVFYVASPEACAAILWKTAKASPKAAEKLKITATELSKLQICDGIIPEPLGGAHADPHWTSQQIKSAIVESMDELIKMDTEELLKHRMLKYRKLGGFQEGIPQDPVKKAHMKKTEKPVVPRPDNSELEGEVEKLKEQILKAKKSSAAPPDLGMNEMIDKLKEEIDYEYSVAAKSLGLKDKIVMLQEEFAKARNSKDQKIQPALLDKMQKLKEEFNQNLHTAPNYESLSIKLGMLKEVSTAKSLSEKNKEASPLQLEIQKKYKDILDQPGIKQKIESLKAEIGNTGACGVEDLDQGLKVKIVQVKKEIESELADALEPLGMRLSKIPVPVKAKVDELNKESNKIIKDIISHSPELKSKIELLKIEVASAGKTPSTESKSKVQALQQEIKQGIEKAINLSALKEKFEQLKAEITEAIESSEETNESLVSANTGES, encoded by the exons ATGGCATCGATGCTGCATCCTACAGCTACTGGAAATTTGGCTTCTGGGACTTCGGTCTCTGACCTTCTCCAAAGCTCAAGTAATGGTGTTAGTGGTGTACCTCTGAGAACCCTAGGAAGAGCACGACTGGGCATGAGTAAGAGGGAATTTTCTGTTGTTGCAAAAGTAAGGAAGGTCAAGAAGCATGAGTATCCGTGGCCTGATAATGCAGACCCAAATGTGAAAGGTGGAGTTTTAAGTCATCTATCGCCTTTTAAACCCTTAAAAGAGAAGCCAAAGCCGGTTACTTTGGAGTTTGAGAAACCTCTAGTGGCCCTACAAAAGAAAATCATCGAT GTGCAAAAGATGGCTAATGAAACAGGCCTCGACTTCACCGATCAAATTATCTCTCTAGAAAACAAGTATCAGCAG GCTCTGAAAGATCTCTACACACATTTGACTCCCATACAGCGTGTGAATATTGCACGTCATCCTAACAGGCCAACGTGTCTTGACCACATCTTTAATATCACCGAGAAG TTTGTAGAGCTTCATGGCGATCGGGGAGGATATGATGACCCTGCAATTATCACTGGTCTTGGATCTATAAACGGGAGAAGCTACATGTTCATTGGTCAACAGAAGGGTAGAAACACAAAGGAGAACATTATGCGCAACTTCGGAATGCCTACTCCCCATGG CTACAGGAAGGCTCTGCGCATGATGTATTATGCAGATCATCATGGATTCCCTATAGTTACTTTCATTGACACTCCAGGAGCATATGCAGATCTTAAATCAGAGGAACTAGGCCAA GGCGAAGCTATAGCTCACAATTTGAGGACTATGTTCGGTCTGAAGGTACCTATTGTTTCCATTGTTATGGGAGAAGGTGGGTCTGGTGGTGCTCTGGCCATTGGCTGTTGTAATAAAATGTTAATGCTCGAAAATTCTGTCTTCTATGTTGCCAG TCCTGAAGCATGTGCAGCAATTTTATGGAAGACCGCCAAAGCATCTCCGAAG GCAGCTGAGAAGCTTAAAATAACTGCTACTGAACTGTCTAAGCTGCAAATTTGTGATGGCATCATCCCT GAGCCACTTGGGGGTGCACATGCCGATCCCCATTGGACTTCGCAACAGATCAAATCTGCAATTGTCGAGTCAATGGAT GAACTTATAAAGATGGACACAGAAGAACTTCTGAAACATCGGATGCTCAAGTACAGGAAACTTGGTGGGTTCCAAGAAGGAATTCCACAAGATCCCGTAAAAAAAGCACATATGAAAAAAACAGAAAAACCCGTTGTCCCAAGACCTGACAACTCAGAACTAGAGGGTGAGGTTGAAAAACTGAAAGAGCAGATATTAAAAGCAAAGAAATCATCTGCTGCGCCTCCTGATTTGGGTATGAATGAGATGATCGATAAACTGaaagaagaaattgattatgaATATTCCGTGGCAGCTAAGAGTTTGGGCTTGAAGGACAAAATTGTGATGTTACAAGAAGAATTTGCAAAAGCAAGGAATTCAAAAGACCAGAAAATACAACCAGCTTTACTGGACAAGATGCAGAAGCTTAAGGAAGAGTTCAACCAGAACCTGCATACGGCTCCCAACTACGAAAGCCTTAGCATCAAGTTGGGCATGTTAAAGGAAGTATCTACAGCCAAAAGTCTGTCTGAAAAGAACAAGGAGGCATCTCCACTTCAGCTAGAGATCCAAAAGAAGTACAAAGACATCTTGGATCAGCCTGGAATTAAGCAAAAAATTGAGTCATTGAAGGCTGAAATTGGAAACACTGGCGCATGTGGAGTTGAAGACCTAGACCAGGGGTTGAAGGTGAAAATTGTTCAGGTCAAAAAAGAGATAGAATCAGAACTTGCTGATGCTCTTGAGCCTTTGGGTATGCGTCTTAGCAAAATTCCGGTGCCAGTAAAGGCAAAAGTGGATGAACTCAATAAAGAAAGTAATAAGATAATCAAAGATATTATTAGTCATTCACCGGAATTAAAGAGCAAGATCGAACTTTTGAAGATAGAGGTAGCCAGTGCCGGAAAGACACCTAGTACAGAATCAAAAAGCAAGGTGCAGGCTTTACAACAAGAAATAAAGCAGGGAATCGAGAAGGCTATTAATTTATCAGCCTTGAAAGAGAAGTTCGAGCAGCTAAAGGCAGAGATTACTGAAGCTATTGAGTCTTCTGAAGAAACCAATGAAAGTTTAGTTTCAG CAAACACAGGTGAGAGTTGA